The Fundidesulfovibrio putealis DSM 16056 genome includes a window with the following:
- a CDS encoding tetratricopeptide repeat protein — protein MYRLSQLVEKIPPIPQPKLVTSGVGIWLVWDGQLSPVLNQIFSEFGGFQQTQEGNQALWFFFGDEAFKALGRLAGYARVNRLPLFIEAFPASLLIGYKYETAFACPEEYLRQEVAASQDLEILVHPNFNAMIESLPGISFKPAADVSGLTHAGFNLLNVDTTMGQDSPLGWYCMLRPLGDPLDKNAAEGWRSIFSEMQALMEKLAVKYLSHEGYIIFSLDNVRAFRNVIREILKTEAAVKSGETGKKYWPCVMACVMKKGQHFNKDLPRRVNLDWRQLSPDFPHMSFKSALYLGKGFRINDVRHSSGNLGIDDWCHISLAADEDSGENTGEIPFKLPASLLAGTHPPCFYCGLAGHLPAECPSKTLQDLDEDVWLKIGGVDLGKLDEAGLALNRELAGGDVRTLARMLGADNEMGLIVRGVFELSFPCQIRSVPRIWRSKGKDLPAGFSVLAAPDEGDYLWGAIEMLKLSDAVGFEREIAQGLATHGRGFQPRSIQGFMAMESGDWSRSAYFWQEAARSAFTPLQRGWLAYLEGRSLEVQADFQAALGLYRQAKSECPRWTAPMYRQGVCMVKMGFTDQGLHEFYELIRTDPNIFNHVLLDPELERGRIHILAALWKPWSEAKAVRDEKAAYLPGQADYLKSWFRDEHPFLKEALERAEVLSEIAKVNNFVCFDRVVKEYDELQKDLHQTVEKGITALNNKLKYFHEELKEIHHEAAWFPFGKLLREFNSDFNACATKLNWMRTSSLQVAANFRKTQDYIDEIDAALNLLKARLVTLRIVRDATLFVLLLGKSFMWLELIGLALSLIAVPGFIFLANKIGLGWLGDMVSNQKWQVQKGLVIIISIAAMALASIKTAVTFEKKRSELFKEEEVKAAKGKGKGKGKAAPAKGAKALPSGKSALPAKKK, from the coding sequence ATGTACAGACTGTCCCAGCTTGTCGAGAAAATCCCACCAATTCCCCAGCCCAAGCTGGTGACCTCCGGCGTGGGAATCTGGCTGGTCTGGGACGGCCAGCTTTCGCCGGTGCTCAATCAGATTTTCAGCGAGTTCGGCGGATTCCAGCAGACCCAGGAAGGCAACCAGGCCTTGTGGTTCTTCTTCGGCGACGAGGCCTTCAAGGCGCTGGGGCGGCTGGCCGGATACGCGCGGGTCAACCGGCTGCCGCTGTTCATCGAGGCTTTCCCTGCGTCGCTTCTGATCGGCTACAAGTACGAGACGGCCTTCGCCTGTCCCGAGGAATACCTCCGCCAGGAGGTCGCCGCATCGCAGGACCTGGAAATCCTGGTCCACCCCAATTTCAACGCTATGATCGAGTCCCTGCCGGGCATCTCCTTCAAGCCTGCGGCGGACGTGTCCGGTCTGACCCATGCCGGGTTCAACCTGCTGAATGTGGACACCACCATGGGGCAGGATTCGCCCCTGGGCTGGTACTGCATGCTGCGCCCGCTGGGCGATCCGCTGGATAAGAACGCCGCCGAAGGCTGGCGCTCCATCTTCTCCGAGATGCAGGCCCTGATGGAGAAGCTGGCCGTCAAATATCTCAGCCATGAGGGCTACATCATCTTCAGCCTGGACAACGTTCGGGCCTTCCGCAACGTCATCCGTGAAATCCTCAAGACCGAGGCCGCGGTCAAGAGCGGCGAAACCGGGAAGAAATACTGGCCCTGCGTCATGGCCTGCGTCATGAAAAAGGGGCAGCACTTCAACAAGGACCTGCCCAGGCGCGTCAACCTGGACTGGCGGCAGCTCTCCCCGGATTTCCCGCACATGAGCTTCAAGTCCGCCCTGTACCTGGGCAAGGGTTTCCGCATCAACGATGTCCGGCATTCTTCCGGAAACCTGGGCATCGACGACTGGTGCCACATCTCGCTGGCGGCAGACGAGGATTCCGGAGAGAACACCGGGGAGATTCCGTTCAAGCTGCCCGCAAGCCTGCTGGCGGGCACGCATCCGCCCTGTTTCTACTGCGGCCTGGCCGGGCACCTTCCGGCGGAATGCCCCTCCAAGACCCTGCAGGACCTGGACGAGGATGTCTGGCTCAAGATCGGCGGCGTGGACCTGGGCAAACTCGACGAGGCCGGGCTCGCTCTCAACCGCGAACTCGCGGGGGGCGACGTACGGACCCTCGCGCGCATGCTCGGCGCGGACAACGAGATGGGCCTCATCGTTCGGGGCGTGTTCGAGCTGTCGTTTCCCTGTCAGATACGGAGCGTTCCGCGAATCTGGCGCAGCAAAGGCAAGGACCTCCCGGCGGGGTTTTCCGTGCTGGCTGCTCCCGACGAGGGCGATTACCTCTGGGGAGCGATCGAGATGCTCAAATTGTCCGACGCGGTCGGCTTCGAGCGCGAGATCGCCCAGGGGCTGGCCACGCACGGGCGGGGCTTCCAGCCGCGCTCCATCCAGGGGTTCATGGCCATGGAATCGGGCGACTGGAGCCGGTCGGCGTATTTCTGGCAGGAAGCTGCCCGCAGCGCCTTCACTCCCTTGCAGCGGGGGTGGCTGGCCTACCTGGAGGGGCGCTCCCTGGAGGTCCAGGCGGATTTCCAGGCCGCGCTGGGACTCTACCGGCAGGCGAAGTCCGAATGTCCGCGCTGGACTGCGCCCATGTACCGCCAGGGCGTGTGCATGGTGAAGATGGGCTTCACCGATCAGGGCCTGCACGAGTTTTACGAGCTCATCCGCACCGATCCGAACATCTTCAACCATGTGCTGCTGGATCCGGAACTGGAGCGCGGACGCATCCACATCCTTGCCGCCCTCTGGAAGCCCTGGAGCGAGGCCAAGGCCGTCCGGGACGAAAAGGCAGCTTATCTGCCCGGACAGGCGGACTACCTCAAAAGCTGGTTCAGGGACGAGCATCCTTTCCTGAAGGAGGCGCTGGAGCGGGCCGAGGTGTTGTCCGAGATCGCCAAGGTGAACAACTTCGTCTGTTTCGACCGCGTGGTGAAAGAGTACGACGAGCTGCAGAAAGATCTGCACCAGACCGTGGAGAAAGGCATCACCGCGCTTAACAACAAGCTCAAGTACTTCCATGAGGAGCTCAAGGAGATCCACCACGAGGCGGCCTGGTTCCCGTTTGGTAAGCTGCTGCGCGAATTCAACAGCGATTTCAATGCGTGCGCCACCAAGCTCAACTGGATGCGCACGTCATCACTCCAGGTTGCGGCCAATTTCCGCAAGACCCAGGACTATATCGACGAGATAGACGCCGCCCTCAACCTGCTCAAGGCCAGGCTCGTCACCTTACGCATCGTGCGGGACGCCACGCTGTTCGTGCTGCTTCTGGGGAAGAGCTTCATGTGGCTGGAACTGATCGGGCTGGCCCTGAGCCTGATTGCGGTGCCCGGCTTCATCTTTCTTGCCAACAAAATCGGGCTGGGCTGGCTGGGGGACATGGTCTCCAACCAGAAGTGGCAGGTCCAGAAGGGACTTGTGATCATCATCAGCATCGCGGCCATGGCCCTGGCATCCATCAAGACCGCAGTGACCTTCGAGAAGAAACGGTCGGAACTCTTCAAGGAAGAGGAAGTGAAGGCCGCAAAAGGCAAGGGGAAGGGAAAGGGGAAGGCCGCGCCTGCAAAAGGGGCGAAGGCGCTGCCGTCGGGCAAGTCGGCCCTGCCTGCCAAGAAGAAGTAG
- a CDS encoding cation-translocating P-type ATPase, with translation MPPQETDADWYRRTAEQTLLSLESAETGLTGEEAASRLARYGLNELSGKDEINRLAMLLRQFQDPLIYILLLASGVAAVLGQVKDAGVILAVLLINAGIGFFQEIKAEKNIRALRRMVVPLAKVLRDGVETVEESSLLTPGDVVNLASGDRIPADMRLLHVNGLLVEEAMLTGESLATQKDTEAIDEANLTPGDQRNMAFMGSIVISGRGRGVVTSTGDATLLGRIAAQVQGITSAKTPLQSRMEQFAHRLGLFALAFCVVLFVAGLLLGFKVTDLFMIAIAMAVAIIPEGLPVVVTITMAIGVQRMARRKAIIRKLPAVETLGSATVICSDKTGTITRNEMTVRRIFDGENDLEVTGAGYRPQGDILLDGKSVALTGNPALKTILRVGLLCNESAVALESGDYQVKGDPTEGALIVSAMKAGLVPEAEAAAIPTLAVLPFESEQGFMATAHSLDGRNLLYVKGGHDRILELCAQGSDGPYCRAEEFSAQAESYAGEGLRVLAMAVKELPDGDPPARITPETAAGARPIGLQGIIDPPREESFAAVEGCRRAGIRTVMITGDHVVTARAIAQNIGIGSGQDGASPKALSGREIEAMSDDELFQAVPEVSVFARVAPEHKLRITRQLIRRGEIVAMTGDGVNDAPALRAAHIGIAMGKAGTDVARDASDMILADDNFATIFAAVEEGRVVYENIRKVTLYLLAGGFGVLCCIVASVLLGWPLPLTPAQILWFNFVTSVLLDVSLSFERGEPDILNRPPRSPGEGLLDPLILRRVLVVGGLMALAAMWSFNDMHSQALAAGLDETTALNKARTLALCVLVFFQFFQAFNCRSLTLSAFSLNPLGNPALFAALCAAVLLQIGVIYLPALGWIVDTDPLSPHEFLDMLAMAASVVAVVEIDKFFTRRARAQNKQADS, from the coding sequence ATGCCCCCCCAGGAAACAGACGCCGACTGGTATAGACGCACCGCCGAACAGACTCTCCTATCGCTTGAATCGGCTGAAACCGGGCTCACCGGGGAAGAAGCCGCCTCCCGCCTCGCCCGATATGGCCTGAACGAGCTTTCCGGCAAAGACGAGATCAACCGTCTGGCCATGCTGCTCCGTCAGTTTCAGGACCCTCTCATCTACATACTGCTTCTGGCCTCGGGCGTGGCCGCCGTGCTCGGGCAGGTGAAGGACGCGGGCGTCATCCTGGCGGTGCTGCTCATCAACGCGGGCATCGGCTTCTTCCAGGAGATCAAGGCCGAGAAGAACATCCGCGCGCTGCGCCGGATGGTGGTGCCCCTGGCCAAGGTCCTGCGCGACGGCGTCGAGACTGTGGAGGAATCGTCGCTCCTGACGCCCGGAGATGTTGTCAACCTGGCCTCGGGCGACAGGATTCCGGCGGACATGCGCCTTCTCCACGTGAACGGCCTCCTGGTGGAGGAGGCCATGCTGACGGGGGAATCCCTGGCCACGCAGAAGGACACCGAAGCGATCGACGAGGCCAACCTCACCCCCGGCGACCAGCGCAACATGGCCTTCATGGGGTCCATCGTGATCTCCGGCCGGGGGCGCGGGGTGGTGACGTCCACCGGCGACGCCACGCTTCTCGGACGCATAGCAGCCCAGGTCCAGGGCATCACCTCCGCCAAGACGCCGCTGCAATCGCGCATGGAGCAGTTCGCCCACCGCCTGGGCCTGTTCGCTCTGGCTTTCTGCGTGGTGCTCTTCGTGGCCGGACTGTTGTTGGGATTCAAGGTTACGGACCTGTTCATGATCGCCATTGCCATGGCCGTGGCCATCATTCCCGAGGGGTTGCCCGTGGTGGTGACCATCACAATGGCCATCGGCGTGCAGCGCATGGCCCGGCGCAAGGCCATCATCAGGAAGCTCCCTGCGGTTGAGACCCTGGGGTCGGCCACGGTTATCTGCTCCGACAAGACCGGTACGATCACCAGGAACGAGATGACCGTGCGCCGCATCTTCGACGGCGAGAACGACCTGGAAGTGACCGGAGCGGGATACAGGCCACAAGGCGACATCCTGCTGGACGGCAAAAGCGTGGCCCTGACCGGCAATCCGGCGCTTAAGACCATCCTGCGGGTGGGCCTTCTCTGCAACGAATCCGCCGTGGCCCTTGAGAGCGGCGACTACCAGGTAAAAGGCGACCCGACCGAGGGAGCGCTCATCGTATCGGCCATGAAGGCCGGGCTGGTCCCCGAGGCCGAAGCTGCGGCCATCCCAACCCTGGCCGTGCTGCCCTTCGAATCAGAGCAGGGCTTCATGGCCACTGCGCACTCCCTGGACGGCAGGAACCTCCTGTACGTGAAGGGCGGGCACGACAGGATCCTGGAACTCTGCGCCCAGGGCAGTGACGGGCCATACTGCCGGGCCGAAGAATTTTCCGCACAGGCCGAAAGCTACGCCGGGGAGGGCCTTCGCGTGCTGGCCATGGCCGTAAAGGAACTCCCGGACGGCGATCCTCCGGCGCGCATCACCCCGGAGACTGCAGCAGGAGCCCGGCCCATCGGGCTCCAGGGCATCATCGACCCGCCGCGCGAGGAATCCTTCGCGGCTGTCGAAGGCTGCCGCCGGGCTGGCATCCGCACCGTGATGATTACCGGCGACCACGTGGTGACGGCCCGGGCCATCGCCCAAAACATCGGAATAGGGAGCGGCCAGGACGGCGCGAGCCCCAAGGCGCTCAGCGGGCGCGAGATCGAGGCCATGAGCGACGACGAGCTCTTCCAGGCGGTCCCGGAGGTATCGGTCTTCGCGCGGGTGGCCCCGGAGCACAAACTGCGCATAACCCGGCAACTGATCCGCCGTGGCGAGATCGTGGCCATGACCGGCGACGGCGTCAACGACGCCCCTGCCCTGCGTGCGGCCCATATCGGCATCGCCATGGGCAAGGCGGGCACGGACGTGGCACGCGACGCCTCGGACATGATCCTGGCCGACGACAACTTCGCAACCATCTTCGCAGCCGTGGAAGAGGGACGCGTCGTCTACGAGAACATTCGGAAGGTGACGCTCTACCTGCTGGCGGGCGGATTCGGCGTACTCTGCTGCATCGTGGCCTCGGTGCTCCTGGGCTGGCCCCTGCCGCTGACGCCGGCGCAGATTCTGTGGTTCAACTTCGTAACCTCCGTGCTGCTGGACGTCTCCCTGTCCTTCGAGCGCGGGGAGCCGGACATCCTGAACCGGCCTCCCCGCAGCCCGGGCGAGGGGCTGCTGGACCCTCTCATCCTGCGCCGGGTGCTTGTGGTGGGGGGGCTCATGGCCCTTGCGGCCATGTGGAGTTTCAACGACATGCATTCCCAGGCTCTGGCCGCCGGGCTGGATGAAACCACAGCCCTGAACAAGGCGCGGACCCTGGCCCTTTGCGTGCTGGTCTTCTTCCAGTTCTTCCAGGCCTTCAACTGCCGCTCGCTCACGCTCTCGGCGTTCTCCCTGAATCCGCTGGGAAACCCCGCGTTGTTCGCCGCGCTGTGTGCCGCAGTGCTGCTCCAGATCGGGGTGATCTACCTGCCCGCGCTGGGATGGATCGTGGACACGGACCCCCTCTCCCCCCACGAGTTCCTGGACATGCTGGCCATGGCGGCCTCAGTTGTGGCGGTTGTGGAAATCGATAAATTCTTCACCAGGCGCGCCCGGGCGCAAAACAAACAGGCGGACTCATGA
- a CDS encoding UPF0280 family protein gives MIHRDTHRGYRPPVSRAPDETCFTVVVEESDLRITARRSLEQAGTQEVAKYLSAIRGELKNYILLHPHFATSLTPLAPDPHAPPIAQAMLEAALACQVGPMAAVAGTVAQAVADRFACDSPDILVENGGDIYLHSTRERIVALLAEPVQGARLALRLAPGDFPVALCGSSATIGHSLSFGSADLVTVKSRNGSIADAAATTLGNLAKSADHLPLVLQRAKELAPVGVLGVFVQVEGKIGVWGDMELAVLEEDA, from the coding sequence ATGATTCACCGCGACACCCACCGGGGCTACCGCCCGCCAGTCAGCCGCGCCCCGGACGAAACATGCTTCACCGTGGTGGTGGAGGAATCCGACCTGCGCATCACGGCGCGCCGCAGCCTGGAACAGGCCGGAACGCAGGAGGTCGCCAAGTACCTGAGCGCCATCCGGGGGGAGCTCAAGAACTACATCCTGCTGCATCCCCATTTCGCCACGTCGCTGACTCCGCTTGCGCCGGACCCGCACGCGCCGCCCATCGCCCAGGCCATGCTGGAAGCCGCCCTGGCCTGCCAGGTCGGTCCCATGGCGGCCGTGGCAGGGACCGTGGCTCAGGCCGTGGCCGACCGCTTTGCATGCGATTCGCCGGACATCCTGGTGGAAAACGGCGGAGACATCTACCTTCACTCCACGCGCGAGCGCATAGTGGCCTTGCTGGCCGAACCGGTGCAGGGCGCGCGTCTGGCGCTGCGCCTCGCGCCGGGGGACTTCCCCGTGGCACTGTGCGGTTCCTCGGCCACCATCGGGCATTCGCTGTCCTTCGGGTCGGCGGATCTGGTGACGGTCAAATCCCGCAACGGCTCCATCGCAGATGCGGCGGCCACGACGCTCGGCAACCTGGCCAAAAGCGCGGACCATCTGCCCCTGGTGCTTCAACGCGCCAAAGAGCTGGCCCCGGTGGGAGTGCTCGGCGTGTTCGTGCAGGTGGAAGGAAAGATCGGCGTCTGGGGGGATATGGAGCTGGCGGTCCTGGAAGAGGACGCGTAG
- a CDS encoding monovalent cation:proton antiporter family protein — translation MDLSFLTELVLILAMSVGILFFCHKLGIAPIVGFLVAGVVCGPGGFGLVKSVHQVEMMAEVGVVLLLFSIGVELSASELMRLKRPVFLGGMVQIGLTIAAFEALSSLAGFDTKKGLFLGFLAALSSTAIVLKELQNRAELESPHGRTSLSILIFQDLAIVPMMLVTPFLGNATGDLASSLGGMLLKGLGVVAIVLILAKYVAPRLFLTVARARSRELFLMATIVFCLSVALLTASVGLSLSLGAFLAGLMLSESEYALNALEGVLPFKDIFTSLFFVSVGMLVDVSYIANHPFMVLGAAGAVILIKTLGAGGAVLMLGYPLRTAIVGGLALAQVGEFSFVLAKVGMDAQIFSQDSYQLFLAASVITMAVTPWLIQFAPALAARICGQPQPKDEEIDGHESLHDHLIIVGFGPGGQQIAHAARRAGIPYLVLEMNIDTVKREKKAGQPIRYGDAAYPAVLDHAGIKNARVLVVVVSDPTATRRMVATARGLSKNLRIIVRTRFVGEAQELLDLGASEVVPEEFETSIEIFTRVLVEYLVPNQNIERFILEARGANYCMLRTPDLPVDGQKLLTPQLSGMDLAVFTVEQNSPLAGKTLMESQVRKEHCLTVVAVNRDNQTHMNPDGNFKLEEGDKVYVFGMQEDVVEKSWLFSHA, via the coding sequence ATGGACTTGAGCTTTCTCACGGAGCTTGTGCTTATCCTGGCGATGAGCGTCGGCATCCTGTTTTTCTGCCATAAATTGGGGATCGCCCCCATCGTGGGCTTTCTCGTTGCGGGCGTGGTGTGCGGGCCGGGCGGCTTCGGGCTGGTAAAATCCGTGCATCAGGTCGAGATGATGGCCGAAGTGGGCGTGGTGCTCCTGCTGTTTTCCATCGGCGTGGAGCTCTCCGCATCGGAGCTGATGCGGCTCAAGCGCCCGGTGTTTTTGGGCGGCATGGTGCAGATAGGCCTTACCATAGCGGCCTTCGAGGCCCTGTCCTCCTTGGCGGGCTTCGATACCAAGAAGGGCCTCTTCCTGGGATTTCTGGCCGCGCTGTCCTCCACGGCCATCGTGCTGAAGGAGCTTCAGAACCGGGCGGAGCTGGAAAGCCCCCATGGCCGCACCAGCCTCTCCATCCTCATCTTCCAGGACCTGGCCATCGTGCCTATGATGCTGGTCACGCCGTTTCTGGGAAACGCCACGGGTGATCTCGCCTCCTCGCTCGGGGGGATGCTGCTCAAGGGCCTGGGCGTGGTGGCCATCGTGCTCATACTGGCCAAGTATGTCGCTCCGCGCCTCTTTCTGACCGTGGCGCGCGCCCGCAGCCGCGAGCTGTTCCTTATGGCCACCATCGTGTTCTGCCTGTCCGTGGCGCTCCTCACGGCGAGCGTCGGGCTATCGCTGTCCCTGGGCGCATTCCTGGCCGGGCTGATGCTCTCCGAATCCGAATACGCCCTGAACGCCCTGGAAGGGGTTCTCCCTTTCAAGGACATATTCACCAGCCTGTTCTTCGTGTCCGTGGGCATGCTGGTGGACGTGAGCTACATTGCGAACCACCCCTTCATGGTGCTCGGGGCCGCAGGTGCGGTGATACTCATCAAGACGCTGGGCGCTGGCGGCGCGGTGCTCATGCTTGGCTATCCGCTGCGCACGGCCATTGTGGGCGGACTGGCCCTGGCGCAGGTGGGTGAGTTCTCCTTCGTTCTGGCCAAGGTGGGCATGGACGCGCAGATCTTCAGCCAGGACTCCTACCAGCTCTTCCTGGCCGCAAGCGTCATAACCATGGCAGTGACTCCCTGGCTCATCCAGTTCGCCCCCGCCTTGGCCGCGCGGATATGTGGACAGCCGCAGCCCAAGGACGAGGAGATCGACGGCCACGAGAGCCTGCACGACCATCTGATCATCGTGGGTTTCGGGCCGGGCGGCCAGCAGATCGCCCACGCGGCCAGGCGTGCCGGGATCCCGTATCTGGTGCTGGAAATGAACATCGACACCGTGAAGCGCGAGAAAAAGGCCGGGCAGCCCATCCGCTACGGCGACGCAGCCTATCCGGCGGTGCTGGATCATGCAGGCATCAAAAACGCCCGCGTGCTGGTGGTGGTCGTGTCCGACCCCACGGCCACCCGGCGCATGGTGGCCACGGCCAGGGGGCTCAGCAAGAACCTGCGCATCATCGTGCGCACCCGTTTCGTGGGCGAGGCCCAGGAGCTTTTGGACCTGGGGGCGAGCGAAGTGGTGCCCGAGGAATTCGAGACCTCCATCGAGATATTCACCCGCGTGCTGGTGGAGTACCTGGTGCCCAACCAGAACATCGAGCGCTTCATCCTGGAGGCGCGCGGGGCCAACTACTGCATGCTGCGCACCCCGGACCTCCCGGTGGACGGGCAGAAGCTCCTGACGCCGCAGCTCTCGGGCATGGATCTGGCCGTGTTCACCGTGGAGCAGAATTCCCCCCTGGCGGGCAAGACGCTCATGGAGTCCCAGGTCCGCAAGGAGCACTGCCTCACCGTGGTGGCCGTAAACCGGGACAACCAGACCCACATGAACCCCGATGGCAACTTCAAGCTGGAAGAGGGGGACAAGGTCTACGTGTTCGGCATGCAGGAGGACGTGGTGGAGAAGTCCTGGCTGTTCTCCCACGCCTGA
- a CDS encoding radical SAM/SPASM family putative metalloenzyme maturase, translating into MSENAYPRIIHVEPTTRCNMRCRMCVKTVMDSKEREGDLPLELFERLEPSLGMCSRVVFAGVGEPLLHPHLADMMRFARRHMPSGAGISMQTNGLLMTPATATALLDAGLDTVCISVDSLDGADGGTLHGAAHLETVGRAFAAVRGAAMARGGDGSGNSVRLGAEIVLMRSNVSGLADLVRWVGEQGADFVIVSHVFAYAEEAAGESLFNPNPDQARLYFDKWRAVAVSEGLDFADYYKILWRVGKTDSQKRLVELVKLMQRDANANGVWMNVKSLFEWSAQDDALVTKSLNDARAVAREFNMELTLPPMVALHERRCGFMEDGAAFVGWSGEVSPCHFLWRNYRCVMDGEPKRVRAKSFGNIAEKPLETIWRDMHYRQFREMALAYEYPYCSSCNGGPCSDVTAFGSPFEEDCIGTKTPCCHCPWPVGQLACLT; encoded by the coding sequence ATGTCCGAGAACGCCTATCCCCGAATCATCCATGTGGAACCCACTACCCGCTGCAACATGCGGTGTCGCATGTGCGTCAAGACCGTCATGGACTCCAAGGAGCGCGAAGGGGATCTCCCGCTGGAACTGTTCGAACGGCTGGAGCCGAGCCTCGGAATGTGCTCGCGGGTGGTGTTCGCCGGAGTCGGCGAGCCCCTCCTGCATCCGCATCTGGCGGACATGATGCGCTTCGCCAGACGCCACATGCCCTCGGGCGCGGGCATCTCCATGCAGACCAACGGACTCCTGATGACCCCCGCGACCGCGACCGCCCTGCTGGATGCGGGCCTGGACACGGTGTGCATCTCGGTGGATTCCCTGGACGGCGCGGACGGGGGCACCCTGCACGGCGCGGCGCACCTGGAAACCGTGGGCCGGGCCTTTGCAGCGGTCCGGGGGGCGGCCATGGCCAGAGGCGGCGACGGTTCCGGCAACTCCGTCCGGCTGGGAGCCGAGATCGTGCTCATGAGGAGCAACGTCTCCGGACTGGCAGATCTGGTGCGCTGGGTTGGCGAACAGGGGGCGGACTTCGTCATCGTCTCGCATGTGTTTGCTTACGCAGAGGAAGCGGCGGGCGAATCGCTCTTCAACCCAAACCCGGACCAGGCCCGGCTCTATTTCGACAAATGGCGCGCCGTGGCCGTGTCCGAGGGGCTCGATTTCGCCGATTACTACAAGATTCTCTGGCGGGTGGGCAAGACCGACAGCCAGAAGCGGCTGGTGGAACTGGTGAAGCTCATGCAGCGCGACGCCAACGCCAACGGGGTCTGGATGAACGTGAAGAGCCTGTTCGAGTGGAGCGCCCAGGACGACGCCCTGGTCACGAAATCCCTGAACGACGCCCGCGCCGTGGCCCGGGAATTCAACATGGAGCTGACCCTGCCGCCCATGGTGGCCCTGCATGAGCGCCGCTGCGGCTTCATGGAGGACGGCGCGGCCTTCGTCGGCTGGTCGGGCGAGGTGAGCCCGTGCCATTTCCTGTGGCGCAACTACCGCTGCGTCATGGACGGCGAGCCCAAGCGGGTGCGCGCCAAAAGCTTCGGCAACATCGCCGAAAAGCCACTGGAAACAATCTGGCGGGACATGCACTATCGCCAGTTCCGTGAGATGGCCCTGGCCTACGAATACCCTTACTGCTCCAGCTGCAACGGCGGCCCGTGCAGCGACGTGACGGCCTTCGGCTCACCCTTCGAGGAGGACTGCATCGGCACCAAAACGCCCTGCTGCCACTGCCCCTGGCCGGTTGGCCAGCTGGCCTGCCTGACTTGA
- a CDS encoding ABC transporter permease: MNIFSPRRFWAMVVKEFVQMRRDRVTFAMMIGIPLMQLILFGFAINSNPQNLPLAVLSNDDSEFSRTVVTALQNSLYYRVTNVISHESEARKLLERGEVLFVLTIPQDFGRLLARGDRPTVLVEADASDPTATGFALGSLDYLFSQSLNRDLLGPLLPLRAQPGPVDLRIHRLYNPEIQTKYNIVPGLMGVVLTMTMVIITALAITRERERGTMENLLCTPVRPFEVMIGKIVPYIVVGYIQMLLIIVAAKVIFEVPILGSLPLLLAVSILFIAANLAVGITFSTVAQNQLQAMQMAFFFFLPSILLSGFMFPFQGMPLWAQWVGSVLPLTHYLRIVRGIVLKGNGFADIAPELWPMAAFLLVMMVVAVKRYRQTVD, from the coding sequence ATGAACATCTTCTCGCCGCGCCGCTTCTGGGCCATGGTGGTCAAGGAATTCGTGCAGATGCGGCGCGACCGCGTCACCTTCGCCATGATGATCGGCATTCCGCTGATGCAGCTGATCCTCTTCGGCTTCGCCATCAACTCCAACCCGCAGAACCTGCCCCTGGCCGTCCTGTCCAACGACGATTCGGAGTTCTCCCGAACGGTGGTCACGGCCCTGCAGAACAGCCTCTACTACCGGGTCACCAACGTCATCAGCCATGAGTCGGAAGCCAGGAAGCTGCTGGAACGCGGCGAGGTGCTCTTCGTCCTGACCATCCCCCAGGACTTCGGACGCCTGCTGGCGCGCGGCGACCGCCCCACTGTGCTGGTGGAGGCCGACGCCTCCGACCCCACGGCCACCGGCTTCGCCCTGGGCTCCCTGGATTACCTCTTCAGCCAGAGCTTGAACCGCGACCTGCTGGGGCCACTCCTGCCGCTACGCGCCCAGCCCGGCCCGGTGGACCTGCGCATCCACCGCCTGTACAATCCGGAGATCCAGACCAAGTACAACATCGTGCCCGGCCTCATGGGCGTGGTGCTGACCATGACAATGGTCATCATCACCGCGCTGGCCATCACCCGCGAGCGCGAGCGCGGCACCATGGAGAACCTGCTGTGCACCCCCGTGCGCCCCTTCGAGGTGATGATCGGGAAGATCGTGCCCTACATTGTGGTGGGCTACATCCAGATGCTGCTCATCATCGTGGCAGCCAAGGTCATCTTCGAGGTGCCCATCCTGGGGAGCCTGCCGCTCCTGCTGGCGGTGTCGATCCTCTTTATCGCAGCCAACCTGGCCGTGGGCATCACCTTTTCCACGGTGGCCCAGAACCAGCTCCAGGCCATGCAGATGGCGTTCTTTTTCTTTTTGCCGTCGATTTTGCTGTCAGGCTTCATGTTTCCGTTCCAGGGCATGCCTCTGTGGGCGCAATGGGTGGGATCGGTGCTGCCGCTGACGCATTATCTGCGGATAGTGCGGGGGATCGTGCTCAAAGGCAACGGCTTCGCGGACATCGCCCCGGAGCTGTGGCCCATGGCGGCCTTCCTGCTGGTGATGATGGTCGTGGCCGTGAAGCGCTACCGCCAGACCGTTGATTGA